GATGAGTTCACAGTAGCTTCTCCCCATCTCCCCCGTTCGGCTGAAGTTCTTGGGTAATCATCGAGGGGAGGCGCTGCAAGGGCGATAGCAAAGGATTCTTCTGGATAAATCACCGGATTTGCTTCAAATTCCTGTTCAATTGCCAATTCTGGCAAGATTACCTGCGCTCTTGATGGGATAATCGTCGCAGGGTTTTGGACAGGCCGCCAGTGGTGGTGACATAATTTTGGCATGACCAAGCTTAGATAACTTTCTAAATCTGCCAAGTTGCTGCCATTACCAGAACGCAAAGCTTCTAACAAAGCTGCTGTAAAGAATCCGTGACCTAATTCACTACTTTCATGAGAAAATTGCTCTGGTTGGCAAGAAAGAATTGTCGCGAGTTGTAATTCTTGGGCTAGTTCTATTGTTTCTTCGCCAACGGGAGCATCCGCTTGAGTGCCAAAAGCGCGGTTGATATCAAGTAGTAGCAATACATTCAAGTCAGCAAGTTGCAAACTTTGCATTAGCGATCGCAATTCTATGCCAGTCTCTTGTACGAGTTCGGGGTTGCCCTCTACTGGCATTAAGTAATCTTTGCCCTTGTAGTTGACCCCATAACCGCTAAAAAATAACCATACATAATCTTCCGATTGCCAACTTGTCGCTGCCAAATCCTCAAGCAGCAGCAAAATATTTTCTTTAGTTGGATAAGTTGATATATCTCCAATTGGCGGCGAAGTATCCGTCATTAACAGGCAGTGCTTGGGGAGAAAACCTGCCTCTGTCACCAAAAAATCCTCTAGTGCCTCAGCATCAGCTTGGGCACAACTTAAAGGTTGAAATAACTGATAGTGATTGATGCCAATCGCGATCGCCCAATAATTTGCCATCCCGCTCTTTGTCAGTTATTGTTTGCTGGTCTTAAAATTGCGGTTGGCTTTGCCAAAAAAACAAAGCTAACCTATGTCTTAATAGTCTCGGTGATTCTCATCGAATCTTAAGTTAGAATGTAATTTTTATTACGTTATATCGTCGGAAAATACCTTTTACCTAATTTCAATAACAGATCATTACTAAGGAGATAGAAGGTCATGAGCAAGATTTCTGCTCACCTACCATCATCGCTCGCTCCCTTTTCATTTATTAGCCAAATTGCCAGACAAATCCGGATAGTTCCTTTATTAATTTTGCTCGGATCTACTATTCCTGCGTGGTTTCTGACGGAAGCGATCGCACCGCAGGTTGTGCGCGCTTACACCGCTAGAGTCGATCTAGCTATTGACCGCCTACCGGAAGAAAACTATGAAACCGTTCTCAGGAGGGCGGAAGCGGCAGCGAGGGCAGCTGCTCAGAGGAGCTTCGACCAAGATATATTGGTGACAGATGTTTCAATAATTATCTCAGTACAAAATTATGGAGCGATCGCACCAGTTCTAGCATTAGATGTAAGTCGTCCCCAATGGCGATCGCGTCCTGATGCTCAAAATTGGGCCACTTATTTTAAAACGGCGCGATCGCTACTTTTCTTTGACAATAGCTCTACAGCAGCTAGCAGTGTGCCAACCAAAAAATGACGGGTTGAGCTAGACACGGAGACGCAAAGAGTGGAAATTTTAAAAAATTCCCTCTGTCGCCGTGTTTTACTTCAGTCTCAACCGCTCACTATTGTTCTTCACGTCAGTAGATGGACTAGAATAAGAAGGTTGTCAAGAATCACGATATCTGCTGACATGGCTGTTCCTAAGAAGAAAACTTCCAAATCAAAACGAGATAAACGTCGAGCTACCTGGAGACACAAAGCTGTCGTCGAAGCTCAGAAAGCCCTATCTTTGGGTAAGTCAATTTTGACTGGACGTTCTACATTTGTCTATCCAGCTGCTGAAGAAGAGGAAGAAGAATCATAATTTCCCAGTCAGGCAAAGCATAAACAGCACCAATCTTCTTACACTGGATAAACGCTTTTTATTAGCTTTCCTGATTGCATTTTGAATCATAGATACTCTATACAAGCTCATTAGAACGAGAAAAATTGGTAGTGAGTAATTGGGAAAATCCATTACCCATTACCGAGTAGTTCGTAATGACGCTCTCTACAAGACGCTAAAAGCGAACGCGGACTCGCTTTCTCGTGTCGCTAACGTAATTCGTAATTACGTTATGGATGGGGATTTATACCCTATAGAGGTCGGAGACTCTAACCCGATTTTTAATTACGAATTAGTAATTATGTTGATGAGTAATAATTAAGTAAGCAATCATATAAAAAGTAAAACGTCTGGTAGTATTAGCAACTCAGTAATAAAGCTTGTAAACACCTTGAGAAAACTTATTTTTCTCCAACTATGCTAGGAAAATTTTTTCAGAAACCAGGGAAAGAAGAGGGGGAACGTGTCCCTCCTGGTCAACACTTAGCTAAAGGTTTCCCCGTATTAACTTACGGTGCAACTCCCCAAGTCAGTATTGAGGAATGGGAGTTTAAAGTTTGGGGTTTGGCAAAACCTGCTACCTTTAGTTGGTCAGATTTTATGGCGCTACCTCAACACGAATTCACAGCAGACTTCCACTGTGTAACGCGCTGGTCTAAGCTTGATGTCAAATGGACTGGCATTAAAGTTACAGATTTTATGGGTCTGATTGAGCTAGACCCGAAAGTAGCCCACATTATGGAACACTGCTATGGCGGCTACACTACCAATATTTCTGTAGAAGATTTCATCCGTGAAGAAAACTTCTTTGCCTTTAAAGTCTTTGGTGAAGACCTTCCATCTGAACACGGTGGCCCGATGCGGTTAGTTGTTCCCCACCTCTACGCTTGGAAAAGTGCTAAGTGGATTAATGGTTTAGAGTTTTTAGGTGGTGAAGAACTTGGTTTTTGGGAACGCAATGGTTATCATCGCCGTGGTGAACCTTGGGCTGAGGAGCGTTACAGCAATGCTTTTGCGTTTTAAGAGACGTGATGAATCGCGTCTGTACAGGAGTTGGGAGTTATTCAATTTTAAATTTTAGATTTTTTCTTCAATCAAAAATTCAAAATTTAAAGTTGACAAAGCAAGGAGTTATAGATTTTTATTTTTCACTCCTAACTCCTAACTCCTCACTTTTTTAACCCAGAAGTTTCTTTATGAGTGGTAGTTTGCCCGCATAAGGAGCATATCGCCATTTTAAATCCAGCCAGAAGGAGTTTTGCAATACACTTTTTTTATGGGAAAAGGTGTCAAAACTAGCTTTACCGTGATAGTTGCCAATACCGCTATCTCCCACCCCACCAAATGGTAAAGACGAGACACCGACCTGCATCACTGTGTCATTGATACAGACTCCACCAGATGAAGTTTCTTGCAAAACTCGCTTTTGCAGGTTTTTGTTTTGAGAAAATAAATATAACGCCAGGGGTTTAGGTCTAGAGTTAATTAATGCGATCGCTTCTGTAATGTCAGTATATTCAATTACAGGTAGAATAGGGCCAAAAATCTCTTCCTGCATTATAGAATCTTCTAAAGAGACATTATCAATCACTGTGGGGGCGATATAACGCTCTGAAGGTTGATTTTCTCCACCGATGAGAACTTTACCATCTTTGAGGAAGTTAACTAACCTGTCAAAATGTTTTTGACTGATAATCCTGGCATAATCAGGACTGGTTATAGGATTATCACCATAAAATTCTTTTAGACCTTTTTTCAGCCCATCTATTAAATCTTTTTTGATTTTTGCATTAACTAAAAGATAGTCTGGGGCGATACAAGTTTGTCCAGCATTAATAAATTTGCCCCAAGTGATTCGTCTAACAGTGTATTCAAGATTAGTGTCAGTATCTACAATACAAGGACTTTTGCCACCCAATTCTAAAGTCACTGGCGTGAGATATTTTGCTGCTGCTGCCATAATGATTTTGCCGACGGCTGTGCCACCGGTAAAAAAGATATGGTCAAACTTTTCTGCAAGTAGTTTTTGACTTGCTTCCACACCTCCTTCTACGACTGCAATATAAGCGGGATCGAAATGTTTGGTAATAATTTCAGTAATAATATGGGAGGTATGAGAAGCAATCTCTGAAGGTTTGATAATTGCACAATTTCCGGCTGCGATCGCACCTATTAACGGTGAGATAATTAACTGAAATGGATAATTCCAAGGGCCGATAATTAAGACAACCCCTAACGGTTCTGAATAAATTTTCGCTGAGTAGGAAAAGAAATCCCAAGAAACCGCCGCTTTTTTAGGACTAGTCCAGTTTTGAAGATGTTTTATAACATAATCAATTTCCTTAATTACGCTGATTTCTGTAAGATAAGTTTCTACTTCAGGCTTATGTAAATCTGCTTGTAAAGCCTCGACTATTGCTTGTTCATGCTCAATAATTGCTTGCTTGAGAATTTTGAGTTGTTCAATGCGAAAAGTGACATCTTTAGTTTTGCCAGATTGAAAAAAATGACGCTGATTTTGGATAATCTTGCTGACGTTAGATAATTCAGTAGTAATCATTGTTTTGCACCCTAAAAAAGTATTTTTTTAATGTAGTCTTGCTATTCCAGAATATTTAATTCATATTTTTATATATTTGATTTTCTCATTGTAATAATTACTTTAAATCCTTGCTATATAGTAGTTATAATTTATGAAATATTCGGATAAAATACTCCATATTTCATAAATTATAATTGCTAATTTTCTCATGTTGTCGTGGGTAGAAGAACAATAAATACACTACCTTTACCCAACTCAGAATTCAACAAAATAATCCCTTGATGTGCCTCGACAATTCGGCGAGCAAGGTAAAGTCCTAAGCCACTACCAGAACTTTTGTGACTACCTTGACGAAATCGTTCAAAAATGGTGGCTTGTTCTTCAGTGGGAATACCTGGGCCAGTATCCGCTATCTCAATTCTAATATAATTAACGGAATTGGATTTTCCAAATAACTCAGATTGACTACTTTTGTCGAATTGAGGTTGAGAGGTGAAACGAATATTAATAGATCCAGAGTCGGTAAATTTGATCGCATTACCGATAAGATTTGTAAATAGACGATGCAATTCCAAGCGATCGCCCATGACTGTGTTTGACTCTTCAGTAAAATCTAAATTTAGCGACAGTTTTTTATCTTGAGCTAGAGGTGCTAATTCTCCAGTCACCTCCTCTAGCAAACGTCCCAGATTAACTGGTTGAAATGCCAAGCTTTTGCGACCGGCTTCAAAGCGATAAACTTCCAATAAGGTATTGACCATAGTCAGCAGGTTGATATTACTACGGGCCATGATGGTGATTACTTCGTGCATTTGCGGTGATAATGTTCCCAACGCACCTTGTTGAAATAGCATCAACATGCGATCGGCAGCTACTAAAGGAGTGCGTAAATCGTGAGTGAGACGAGAGACAAAATCTTCTCGCTGACGGGCAATTTCATCACGTTCATCCATACTATGCTTCAAACGTAAGAGCGATCGCACTCGTGCCAGCAATTCATCTACTGTTACAGGTTTGCGGATAAAATCATCAGCACCCAAATCTAATCCGTGGGCGACGTTGGGCGCATCGTGGGCAGTAATCAGCAATATGGGGATATATTGTGGCAATTTCATCTCTCCACGAATATATTTAGTGACTTCGTACCCGTCCATACCTGGCATCATCAAATCCAGCAAAACCAAGTCACAAGGAGAAGCTTTCAATTCTGCTAAAGCCGAAATTCCATTTTCTGCTGTGCTAACTGTGTAACCTTCTTCTTCCAAAATAGTTTTGATCAAAAACACGTTATCAGGAGAGTCATCAACAACCAGAATTTTACCTGAGCGAGAAGATTGTGAAGTCATATAGATGCAAGGTACGGGGTAAAAGTAAATTTTTGATAAGACTAGCTGTATTTGTAACAATTTGTCTAGCTATATGTGTGTGAATCGTTCTCTTTTGTTGGCTCAGGCAGAGACTTTAGAGATGTTTTGAGCAAAATCCAATCGAGATAGAGTATGAGAATCTGCATTTTCAGAAAGTAGTTGAGACATTGGAAACTTTCATCCCTCAGCAGCCATGCCCAGATTTTTTTCAGCAATAGCACTAGGATAACTTCAATACATTTCTTGAGAATCAGAGTAATTAATATTTCTAACATTGCGATCGCCTCAGTTACTTGACTGAGTTCAATGTCGCAATTTTATTTTGTAGTTATTTATTTGACTTGTTGTGACTTAGATTGACTTGTCTTGACATATCTTTACTAGCCGCCAATCTCTGCAAACGCAAGCTAGACTGAACTTTAAGGCGATTTCACACTAGGTATATGTCGTTACCAAGAGACTTTCTGACACAACTAGAGCAATACAGCGAATTGTCAAACCGAGAAAAGGCAGTCTTTTTGGAAATCTTTGGTAATGGCAAGAGTCGGCTCTTAGTAAATTGCTTAAACAGCGATTGTAATATTAGCGATAAAATTAGACAAAAAATTGAGCATAACTTGCTATTACCAATAAGTAAAATATAAACGAAAAATAACACAGAGATTTTCTAATTTTGCATTTTAAACTTTTTTCCACATTTTCTGATGAAAGGGAGTGTGCAACAAGTAAATAAGAAACCATTCCTTATCATAAAACAACGGATATTTGGCAACGAGCCACCATGCTCATTCCCCAGAGACGATATTATCCAACACTTGCTGGAATTCTGCTGTGGAAGGAATTGCGTAGGCGTTGGCGTAGCCTCTCGCAGAGAAGCCCGTCGTAGACATCGCTCCCATTACACAATTTGCACTGACTGAGTGTTAATTTCTGTTAAATTAGTCAATCTGACATCATTTGTGAACAATGTTGCATTTAGAGATTTTGCAGTTGCTACAATTATTGCGTCAGGAAGCCTGAGTCTATATTGTTTGCGAAATTCGATTGTTAAATTCTTAATATTATTATCAACACCGACAACTGTAATTTTATTTAAAAAATCAATAATTTGTGTTTCTTCTTCTAGACTAAGATTTGGATAAGAGAGTAATTCAATCTCAGTAATCACTGAAATATTGTCCTAATGGTAGTGGGTTTACCAAGCGACCACCCAAAAAATACAAGACTACATTTGTATCTAAAAAAATCAAAGTTTGTATCAACACTACTCATGCCTAATTTGCTGCTGATATTCCAAAGGGTCTTGAGTTAATTGAATTACACCAGCATACTGGTTTAAATTAAACTCTTGTTTTTGTTCTGATTGATGAGCTTCTAATATCTTCTCAATTTGCTGCCAGTCCTGATAATCAATCAACACTGCTACCGGACGCATGGCTTCATCAGTCACAATTTTTGTCTTAAAAGGTAGCATAATTTTCTATATCAAATACAACATTTTACTATTTGATCGTAACCTCAAGACAGAAAATTAATGAGGGCAACTTTCTTCTCATCTTTAAGAGCGATATCTAGCAAAAAAACGCTCTATGCCTACGCTTATTTCCCAGAGGTGAGATTATCTAATAGTTGCTGGAATTCTGTTGTGGAAGGAATTGCGATCGCACTTTTGAAAAGCGTTTTTAGCACAGATGGTTCTTCTATCTTATTGACAACTTCGACAATAGAGCTTGGCACTTCTCCAAATCGTGTTTCTAGAACTGTAATTATGCTTTCTCTAGCAGTTTCAACAATTCCTTCTTCTTTTGCTAGCCTTTCAATACTAGTTACGTACCGCATTCTATCTGCCTCCTCGTAACTTCTTACTTCTGTTTTAAAACTAAGTGCCAACTCTTTTGGCAAAACCATTATCCAGTCGATAAACCGAAATAATTCCCGAATATCTTCCCGGCTATATCCCCGTTCATACAGCCGTCTGACTAGGCTTAGTTTCCACTGTAGCCGATTTTCTGGGTTTCGTTGCGTTGCTTTGGTCTTGAGATGCGCCATCACAATTACACCAAAGGGGTTGGTCGTTTGCTCTAAGGTTTCCCACCCTTGCTCATAGTCCAACAGTTTCGCCACAGGAAACTCTAAGCTGACACGACACCCGCCCAGTTGATAGCTGTAGGTGGAAGGTCGCCAATTCGCTTGTTCATCTGCTAAAACTGCTAAACTAATGACTCGCTTTTTATGGCGGTCAAACAAGCGGTAATTATATGTATACATCCGTTCGGCAAATTGGCTGTCATATTGCCCTTGGACTTCCACATGAACCAATACCCAAGCTTCTTCTCCATCCAGTAGCCAAACTTTTGCAACTTTATCGACCAAACGCCGCCCAATTTCTGCATCCGGTTCTAGCTGTTGCAGTTCTGTGTCCAGAAATTCATAAGGTCGCGTCCAGTCGATTTCGGCATAAGCTTGGGTGAAAAAGAATTCCAGAAAGCGGGGAAAATATAGCTCGATGACTTCTTTCCAAGGACTATCGTAATCAGTAAGTTGCTCGGTCATGAATTAAAACAAAAAGTATCTCTGTGCCATTGGTAAAACTGTCGCAGGTTCACAAATCAGCAACTTACCATCAGCCCTGACTTGATATGTTTCTGGATCTACTTCAATGTGGGGTAGTGCATCATTCAGCTTCATATCCCGCTTACTCAATTGGCGTGTCCCAGAAACTGCAACTGCTGCCTTTTGTAAACCTAGCTGGCTGGGAATTTCTTTCTCTAAAGCTGCTTGGGAAACAAAAGTTAATGATGTGGCATGACGCGCCCCTGCAAAACTACCAAACATCGATCGCATATAAACGGGTTGCGGTGTGGGAATACTGGCGTTAGGATCGCCCATTTGCGCCCATGCAATCATTCCGCCTTTAATCACTATCTCTGGTTTCACACCAAAAAACGCCGATCGCCACAAACATAAATCTGCTAATTTTCCCTCTTCCACTGAACCCACATATTGAGCAATTCCGTGAGCGATCGCAGGATTTATAGTATATTTAGCAACATATCTTTTTGCCCGAAAATTATCTGCTTTTTGCTCAGTTCCTTGTGGGTTAAGAGTTCCCCGTTGTAACTTCATTTTGTGAGATGTCTGCCAGGTACGAATTATAACTTCGCCTACCCTCCCCATCGCCTGGGAGTCGGAAGAAATCATGCTAAATGCGCCTAAGTCGTGCAAAATATCTTCAGCAGCAATGGTTTCTCGGCGGATACGAGATTCAGCAAAAGCAACATCTTCAGCGATCGCAGGATCGAGGTGATGACATACCATCAACATATCCAGATGTTCGTCTAAAGTGTTGAGGGTGTAAGGGCGTGTGGGGTTGGTGGAAGATGGTAAAACGTTGGCTTGTCCGCAAACTTTGATGATATCTGGTGCGTGTCCACCCCCTGCGCCTTCGGTGTGGTAAGTGTGGATGACACGATTCTTGAAAGCTGCGATCGTATCTTCCACAAATCCGGCTTCATTCAGGGT
This genomic interval from Nostoc sp. KVJ3 contains the following:
- the rpmF gene encoding 50S ribosomal protein L32 — protein: MAVPKKKTSKSKRDKRRATWRHKAVVEAQKALSLGKSILTGRSTFVYPAAEEEEEES
- a CDS encoding sulfite oxidase-like oxidoreductase, with protein sequence MLGKFFQKPGKEEGERVPPGQHLAKGFPVLTYGATPQVSIEEWEFKVWGLAKPATFSWSDFMALPQHEFTADFHCVTRWSKLDVKWTGIKVTDFMGLIELDPKVAHIMEHCYGGYTTNISVEDFIREENFFAFKVFGEDLPSEHGGPMRLVVPHLYAWKSAKWINGLEFLGGEELGFWERNGYHRRGEPWAEERYSNAFAF
- a CDS encoding aldehyde dehydrogenase — translated: MITTELSNVSKIIQNQRHFFQSGKTKDVTFRIEQLKILKQAIIEHEQAIVEALQADLHKPEVETYLTEISVIKEIDYVIKHLQNWTSPKKAAVSWDFFSYSAKIYSEPLGVVLIIGPWNYPFQLIISPLIGAIAAGNCAIIKPSEIASHTSHIITEIITKHFDPAYIAVVEGGVEASQKLLAEKFDHIFFTGGTAVGKIIMAAAAKYLTPVTLELGGKSPCIVDTDTNLEYTVRRITWGKFINAGQTCIAPDYLLVNAKIKKDLIDGLKKGLKEFYGDNPITSPDYARIISQKHFDRLVNFLKDGKVLIGGENQPSERYIAPTVIDNVSLEDSIMQEEIFGPILPVIEYTDITEAIALINSRPKPLALYLFSQNKNLQKRVLQETSSGGVCINDTVMQVGVSSLPFGGVGDSGIGNYHGKASFDTFSHKKSVLQNSFWLDLKWRYAPYAGKLPLIKKLLG
- a CDS encoding hybrid sensor histidine kinase/response regulator, translating into MTSQSSRSGKILVVDDSPDNVFLIKTILEEEGYTVSTAENGISALAELKASPCDLVLLDLMMPGMDGYEVTKYIRGEMKLPQYIPILLITAHDAPNVAHGLDLGADDFIRKPVTVDELLARVRSLLRLKHSMDERDEIARQREDFVSRLTHDLRTPLVAADRMLMLFQQGALGTLSPQMHEVITIMARSNINLLTMVNTLLEVYRFEAGRKSLAFQPVNLGRLLEEVTGELAPLAQDKKLSLNLDFTEESNTVMGDRLELHRLFTNLIGNAIKFTDSGSINIRFTSQPQFDKSSQSELFGKSNSVNYIRIEIADTGPGIPTEEQATIFERFRQGSHKSSGSGLGLYLARRIVEAHQGIILLNSELGKGSVFIVLLPTTT
- a CDS encoding NACHT C-terminal helical domain 2-containing protein; protein product: MSLPRDFLTQLEQYSELSNREKAVFLEIFGNGKSRLLVNCLNSDCNISDKIRQKIEHNLLLPISKI
- a CDS encoding PIN domain-containing protein; this encodes MITEIELLSYPNLSLEEETQIIDFLNKITVVGVDNNIKNLTIEFRKQYRLRLPDAIIVATAKSLNATLFTNDVRLTNLTEINTQSVQIV
- a CDS encoding transposase, producing MTEQLTDYDSPWKEVIELYFPRFLEFFFTQAYAEIDWTRPYEFLDTELQQLEPDAEIGRRLVDKVAKVWLLDGEEAWVLVHVEVQGQYDSQFAERMYTYNYRLFDRHKKRVISLAVLADEQANWRPSTYSYQLGGCRVSLEFPVAKLLDYEQGWETLEQTTNPFGVIVMAHLKTKATQRNPENRLQWKLSLVRRLYERGYSREDIRELFRFIDWIMVLPKELALSFKTEVRSYEEADRMRYVTSIERLAKEEGIVETARESIITVLETRFGEVPSSIVEVVNKIEEPSVLKTLFKSAIAIPSTTEFQQLLDNLTSGK
- the ureC gene encoding urease subunit alpha, producing MSYRMDRRAYAETYGPTVGDRIRLADTELFIEVEQDFTTYGDEVKFGGGKVIRDGMGQSPISNADGAVDLVITNALILDWWGIVKADIGIKDGKIFKIGKAGNPYIQDNVDIIIGPGTEALAGEGMILTAGGIDAHIHFICPQQIDVAIASGITTMIGGGTGPATGTNATTCTPGPWNIYRMLQAADAFPVNLGFLGKGNTSQPQGLIEQVAAGAMGLKLHEDWGTTPAAIDTCLSVADEYDVQVAIHTDTLNEAGFVEDTIAAFKNRVIHTYHTEGAGGGHAPDIIKVCGQANVLPSSTNPTRPYTLNTLDEHLDMLMVCHHLDPAIAEDVAFAESRIRRETIAAEDILHDLGAFSMISSDSQAMGRVGEVIIRTWQTSHKMKLQRGTLNPQGTEQKADNFRAKRYVAKYTINPAIAHGIAQYVGSVEEGKLADLCLWRSAFFGVKPEIVIKGGMIAWAQMGDPNASIPTPQPVYMRSMFGSFAGARHATSLTFVSQAALEKEIPSQLGLQKAAVAVSGTRQLSKRDMKLNDALPHIEVDPETYQVRADGKLLICEPATVLPMAQRYFLF